A stretch of the Dyella telluris genome encodes the following:
- the lptM gene encoding LPS translocon maturation chaperone LptM, which yields MRRSLLLLSLCSISALLAGCGNKGPLYMPKATPAATVKPAAPAVKPAATATPVAAPAPVHGFVTDTTAFDTFIATHPTPDQFRAAYPDVLLVLPGTVATREFRSNNSRYFAELDANGRITGGKFM from the coding sequence ATGCGCCGATCCCTACTGCTGCTTTCCCTGTGCTCCATTTCCGCCCTGCTGGCCGGCTGTGGCAACAAGGGACCGCTGTACATGCCCAAGGCCACGCCGGCGGCGACCGTGAAGCCAGCGGCGCCCGCAGTGAAACCTGCCGCTACGGCCACCCCGGTGGCAGCTCCTGCGCCTGTGCATGGCTTCGTGACCGATACGACGGCTTTCGACACGTTCATTGCCACCCATCCCACGCCCGACCAGTTCCGCGCCGCCTATCCGGACGTGCTGCTGGTGCTGCCGGGCACGGTGGCCACGCGCGAATTTCGCAGCAACAACAGTCGCTATTTCGCCGAACTGGATGCCAACGGCCGGATCACCGGCGGCAAGTTCATGTGA
- a CDS encoding gamma carbonic anhydrase family protein, which produces MDPLRKYKGIWPTLHQRVYVDVASTVIGAVELFDDVSVWPGAVLRGDVNFIRIGARTNIQDGAVVHVTHDGPYTPGGQPTIVGEGVTIGHGAVIHACTIEDYCLIGMHATVLDGAVVKKHGFVGAGSVIPPGKVVGEGELWLGNPAKKVRVLSDEQIEQLHYSADHYVRMKDEYLAAR; this is translated from the coding sequence ATGGATCCTCTACGCAAATACAAGGGCATCTGGCCCACCCTGCACCAGCGCGTCTACGTGGACGTGGCGTCCACCGTCATCGGCGCGGTGGAGTTGTTCGACGATGTCTCGGTCTGGCCGGGCGCCGTGCTGCGCGGTGACGTCAACTTCATCCGCATCGGCGCACGCACCAACATCCAGGACGGTGCGGTGGTGCACGTGACCCACGATGGCCCGTACACGCCTGGCGGCCAGCCAACCATCGTCGGCGAAGGCGTCACCATCGGCCATGGCGCGGTGATCCACGCCTGCACCATCGAGGACTACTGCCTGATCGGCATGCACGCCACCGTGCTCGACGGAGCTGTAGTGAAGAAGCACGGCTTTGTGGGCGCAGGCAGCGTGATTCCACCGGGCAAGGTGGTGGGCGAGGGCGAGCTGTGGCTGGGCAACCCTGCGAAAAAGGTGCGCGTGCTCAGCGATGAGCAGATCGAGCAGCTGCACTACTCGGCCGATCACTACGTGCGCATGAAAGACGAGTATCTCGCCGCGCGATGA
- the aroE gene encoding shikimate dehydrogenase: protein MSAGQFAVFGHPISHSLSPHIHQAFARQFGIDLEYRTIDAAPGEFEAAVRRFFADGGLGANVTLPHKTAAFAMADERSDAAQRAGTANVLTPLPGGRLAAHNTDGAGMVRDITERHSVDLRGHTALLLGAGGAAHGVAWSLLDAGVDTLTIVNRTPEAADALADAIGEPARAHTRYWEDLADLGAFDLIVNATSAGVLGKSLDLPFAIVGNRALCYDLSYGVAATGFLAWARTAKARYAFDGLGMLIETAADAFELWHGKRPDTDPVYAELRQRYS from the coding sequence ATGAGTGCAGGACAGTTCGCGGTGTTTGGCCACCCCATCAGCCATTCGTTGTCACCGCATATCCACCAGGCGTTTGCCCGCCAGTTCGGCATCGATCTGGAGTACCGCACCATCGACGCCGCCCCGGGCGAGTTCGAGGCGGCCGTGCGTCGTTTCTTTGCCGACGGTGGCCTTGGCGCGAACGTGACGCTGCCGCACAAGACGGCGGCCTTCGCCATGGCTGACGAGCGCAGCGATGCCGCGCAGCGCGCCGGCACCGCCAATGTGCTCACCCCGCTGCCGGGTGGCCGGCTCGCTGCCCACAACACCGATGGCGCCGGCATGGTGCGCGACATCACCGAACGCCACAGCGTGGACCTGCGCGGCCACACGGCCCTGCTGCTGGGTGCGGGTGGCGCGGCGCATGGCGTGGCGTGGTCGTTGCTCGACGCCGGCGTGGATACGCTGACCATCGTCAACCGCACGCCCGAAGCGGCCGACGCCCTGGCCGACGCCATCGGTGAACCCGCGCGGGCGCATACGCGCTACTGGGAAGATCTGGCCGACCTTGGCGCCTTTGACCTGATCGTCAACGCCACCTCTGCCGGCGTGCTGGGCAAGTCGCTGGACCTGCCGTTCGCCATCGTGGGCAATCGAGCACTCTGCTATGACCTCTCCTACGGCGTGGCAGCCACGGGCTTCCTCGCCTGGGCTCGCACCGCCAAGGCGCGCTACGCGTTCGACGGCCTGGGCATGCTGATCGAAACCGCCGCGGACGCCTTCGAGCTGTGGCACGGCAAGCGCCCGGACACCGACCCGGTCTATGCCGAGCTGCGCCAGCGGTACAGCTGA
- a CDS encoding energy transducer TonB — MSPASSRRRAQGVVRYSLPILITLIAAAGGLIYWQIRHGNDAEQPTHDVVAASGSVARTTLGTDELLQHAREAMTAQRLLAPAGNNAFEFYLAVLQRQPGNRVAQDALREVFPFAANAAEQTIDGGDDAEAQRQIDLLTRADPQNYTLTLLRSKLQAQRTAVAQQAQQASLPNHREQTPPAGKTAATPVVAAAAVPAAPAVPVPTQTPAAKPANALTPAQQAVAQLHVESTTVEAAPASAVRPRASSATPATVAGAGGGSTPVLVHRVEPAYPPEAKRTRRQGWVDVAFTVQPDGSVIGATVSDADPKYVFDRAALSAVSRWQFSPGMQDGKPVAAPMHQRIEFRL, encoded by the coding sequence ATGTCTCCCGCTTCGTCGCGTCGTCGTGCCCAAGGTGTCGTTCGCTACAGCCTGCCCATCCTCATCACGCTGATCGCCGCGGCGGGCGGCCTGATCTACTGGCAGATCCGCCACGGCAACGATGCCGAGCAACCCACGCACGACGTAGTGGCTGCCTCGGGATCGGTGGCGCGCACCACGCTGGGCACGGACGAACTGCTGCAGCATGCGCGCGAGGCCATGACCGCGCAGCGCCTGCTGGCGCCCGCCGGCAACAATGCCTTCGAGTTCTACCTGGCCGTGCTCCAGCGCCAGCCCGGCAATCGCGTGGCGCAGGATGCGCTGCGCGAGGTCTTCCCGTTCGCCGCGAACGCAGCGGAGCAGACCATCGACGGTGGCGATGACGCGGAAGCCCAGCGTCAGATCGACCTGCTGACGCGCGCCGACCCGCAGAACTACACGCTGACCCTGCTGCGTTCCAAATTGCAGGCGCAGCGCACGGCGGTGGCTCAACAGGCGCAGCAGGCATCGCTGCCGAATCATCGCGAGCAGACGCCGCCTGCCGGCAAGACGGCGGCGACGCCGGTGGTGGCGGCGGCCGCCGTACCCGCGGCGCCAGCTGTGCCGGTGCCCACGCAAACGCCGGCGGCAAAGCCGGCCAATGCACTGACGCCGGCCCAGCAAGCGGTGGCCCAACTGCATGTCGAATCGACAACGGTGGAAGCCGCGCCCGCATCCGCCGTTCGTCCGCGCGCTTCCTCGGCCACGCCCGCGACAGTGGCAGGTGCGGGTGGTGGCAGCACGCCTGTCCTTGTCCATCGGGTCGAGCCGGCCTATCCGCCTGAAGCGAAGCGCACGCGTCGCCAAGGCTGGGTGGATGTCGCCTTTACGGTGCAGCCCGACGGCAGTGTCATCGGTGCGACGGTATCGGACGCCGATCCGAAGTACGTGTTCGATCGCGCGGCGCTCAGTGCCGTGTCCCGCTGGCAGTTCTCGCCGGGTATGCAGGATGGCAAGCCGGTGGCCGCGCCGATGCACCAGCGCATCGAATTCCGCCTGTGA
- a CDS encoding GlpM family protein, which yields MNLLIKSLIGALMVLLIGLLARTRNYYIAGLLPLFPTFALMAHYIVGSERGTADLRATIAFGMWAVVPYLAYLGSLYWLVGRMRLVPALGSALVVWCAVAAMLVVAWNRR from the coding sequence ATGAACCTGCTGATCAAGTCGCTGATCGGCGCCCTGATGGTGTTGCTGATCGGCCTGCTCGCACGCACCCGCAACTACTACATCGCCGGCCTGCTGCCGCTGTTTCCCACCTTTGCCCTGATGGCGCACTACATCGTGGGCAGCGAACGCGGCACCGCCGATCTGCGCGCCACCATCGCGTTCGGTATGTGGGCAGTGGTGCCTTACCTGGCCTATCTCGGCTCGCTGTACTGGCTGGTCGGGCGCATGCGGCTGGTGCCGGCGCTGGGGTCGGCACTGGTGGTGTGGTGCGCCGTTGCGGCAATGCTTGTCGTGGCATGGAACCGGCGGTAG
- a CDS encoding DUF484 family protein, producing MSDTATADTLSASDVAAYLRRHPEFLSDYPDIAAQLTLPREQGRVASLAVYQLQSLREKNAELEKQLATLKTIAAENERLMQRVHDLNIAVLRAGTPAVAARSVVARLSEDFQTDQVRLMLFGANNLPPADWLVQVPGGRSQAPEFADFLAHHEPVAGRLSAERLYRLFGDHAPEIRSAAMMPLGEFGILAIGSGDADHFQPGMGTVFLKMIAATLTAALHRSQEVL from the coding sequence ATGTCCGACACCGCCACCGCAGACACGCTTTCCGCCAGCGACGTCGCGGCGTACTTGCGCCGCCATCCTGAGTTTCTCAGCGACTATCCCGATATCGCCGCGCAGCTCACCTTGCCACGCGAGCAGGGACGGGTCGCCTCGCTGGCGGTCTATCAGTTGCAGAGCCTGCGCGAGAAGAACGCGGAGCTGGAAAAGCAGCTGGCCACGCTCAAGACCATCGCCGCGGAAAACGAGCGGCTGATGCAGCGCGTGCACGACCTCAACATCGCGGTGCTGCGCGCCGGCACGCCGGCCGTCGCGGCCCGCAGCGTGGTGGCGCGACTGTCGGAGGATTTCCAGACCGATCAGGTCCGCCTCATGTTGTTCGGCGCCAACAACCTGCCGCCCGCCGACTGGCTGGTGCAGGTACCGGGTGGCCGTTCGCAGGCACCGGAGTTCGCCGATTTCCTGGCCCACCATGAACCCGTCGCCGGTCGCCTGTCGGCGGAACGCCTGTATCGCCTGTTCGGCGACCATGCGCCGGAGATCCGCTCCGCCGCCATGATGCCGCTGGGCGAGTTCGGCATCCTTGCCATCGGCAGCGGTGACGCGGACCATTTCCAGCCAGGGATGGGCACGGTGTTCCTCAAGATGATCGCGGCCACCCTGACCGCTGCGCTGCATCGCTCGCAGGAAGTGCTGTAA
- a CDS encoding RimK family protein, producing the protein MTRLVLVVEKASDWSVYYPSADVITAMDYLREPVGVDDERTHVINLCRSYKYLGTGYYVSLLAEARGHRVMPSVRTVNDLRRRALYGLEIEDLSAKLTHFLPAGGRDTTDFGILVYFGQTSQPALQDLARQVFEMFPCPLLRIEFERDRVWQISAIKPVGLHTLDDAQEDAFAEELDRFSKKLWRKPKARKQFRYDIAMLVDPHEAMPPSNRKAQKLFIAAGKELGIEVDPIGKNDYQRLAEYDGLFIRETTASDNHTYRFAHRAEREGMVVMDDPTSILRCTNKIFLNDLMVSRKLAVPRTEILYRDDTKGLKELAARFGYPLVLKIPDGSFSRGVVKVENEAALTKATSELFQHSALLLAQEFVYTEFDWRIGVLNNEPLYACKYFMSRGHWQIYNHGAKGTSKSGESETLPIEKAPADVVKLALKATQAVGNGLYGVDIKRVGDKPVVIEVNDNPSIDAGVEDEYLGEELYRRIMQEFLRRMELKRAGDAD; encoded by the coding sequence ATGACCCGTCTCGTCCTGGTTGTCGAGAAGGCCTCCGACTGGAGCGTCTACTACCCGTCTGCCGACGTGATCACGGCCATGGATTACCTGCGCGAACCTGTCGGCGTCGACGACGAGCGCACCCACGTCATCAACCTCTGCCGTAGCTACAAGTACCTGGGCACGGGCTACTACGTGTCGTTGCTGGCCGAAGCGCGCGGGCATCGCGTCATGCCGTCGGTGCGCACGGTGAACGACCTGCGCCGTCGCGCGCTGTATGGCCTGGAGATCGAGGATCTCAGCGCCAAGCTCACGCACTTCCTGCCGGCCGGGGGGCGCGACACCACCGACTTCGGCATCCTCGTGTATTTCGGGCAGACCTCTCAACCGGCGCTGCAGGACCTGGCTCGCCAGGTGTTCGAAATGTTCCCCTGCCCGTTGCTGCGCATCGAGTTCGAGCGTGATCGCGTGTGGCAGATCAGCGCCATCAAACCGGTGGGCCTGCATACGCTGGATGATGCGCAGGAGGATGCCTTCGCCGAGGAACTGGACCGCTTCAGCAAGAAGCTGTGGCGCAAGCCCAAGGCGCGCAAGCAGTTCCGTTACGACATTGCGATGCTGGTCGATCCGCACGAGGCCATGCCGCCGTCGAACAGGAAGGCGCAGAAGCTGTTCATTGCCGCGGGCAAGGAACTGGGCATTGAAGTCGACCCCATCGGCAAGAACGACTATCAGCGGCTGGCGGAATACGACGGCCTGTTCATCCGTGAAACCACCGCCAGCGACAACCACACCTATCGCTTCGCGCATCGCGCCGAACGCGAAGGCATGGTGGTGATGGACGATCCCACCTCCATCCTTCGCTGCACGAACAAGATCTTCCTCAACGACCTGATGGTGTCGCGCAAGCTCGCCGTGCCACGCACGGAGATCCTCTACCGCGACGACACCAAGGGGCTGAAGGAACTCGCAGCCAGGTTCGGCTATCCGCTGGTGCTGAAGATTCCCGATGGTTCGTTCTCGCGCGGCGTGGTGAAGGTGGAGAACGAGGCCGCGCTGACCAAGGCCACCAGCGAACTGTTCCAGCACAGTGCGTTGCTGCTGGCGCAGGAATTCGTGTACACGGAATTCGACTGGCGCATCGGCGTGCTCAACAACGAGCCGCTGTATGCCTGCAAGTACTTCATGTCGCGCGGCCACTGGCAGATCTACAACCATGGCGCGAAGGGCACATCGAAATCCGGCGAATCGGAAACCCTGCCCATCGAAAAGGCACCGGCTGACGTCGTCAAGCTGGCGCTCAAGGCCACGCAGGCGGTCGGCAATGGCCTGTACGGCGTGGACATCAAGCGCGTCGGCGACAAGCCGGTGGTGATCGAAGTGAACGACAACCCGTCCATCGATGCGGGCGTGGAAGACGAATACCTGGGCGAAGAGCTCTACCGGCGCATCATGCAGGAGTTCCTGCGGCGCATGGAGCTCAAGCGCGCGGGTGATGCGGACTGA
- the dapF gene encoding diaminopimelate epimerase yields the protein MTLAFSKMHGIGNDFVMVDCRQRAFPLEQAQIRAIADRRTGVGFDQLISIEPPRDASCAFYYGLWNADGSPAGQCGNGVRCVAAWLHRAGELAIGDTVRLESPSGPVTVRLTGPNEVTVDMGVPKLEPASIPFRADATATQYAIEVDGDVLQIGSLSMGNPHAVVVVPDLQAPSLDRLGPLLTAHERFPDGVNAGFVQQIDRGQLHLRVHERGSGWTLACGTGACAAMAVLRLRGEVDAQVKVTLPGGTLSIEWAGPGATLWMTGPAAFVFEGEWWG from the coding sequence ATGACGCTGGCCTTCTCCAAGATGCACGGCATCGGCAACGACTTTGTGATGGTCGATTGCCGCCAGCGTGCGTTTCCGCTGGAGCAGGCGCAGATCCGCGCCATCGCGGATCGCCGCACCGGCGTGGGCTTTGACCAGCTGATCAGCATCGAGCCGCCGCGCGATGCGTCGTGTGCGTTCTATTACGGCCTGTGGAACGCCGATGGCTCGCCGGCAGGGCAGTGCGGCAATGGCGTGCGCTGCGTGGCGGCCTGGCTGCATCGTGCGGGCGAGCTGGCCATCGGCGACACGGTGCGGCTGGAGAGCCCCTCCGGTCCGGTGACGGTGCGCCTTACCGGACCGAATGAAGTCACGGTGGACATGGGCGTACCGAAGCTGGAACCGGCGAGCATTCCGTTCCGCGCTGACGCCACGGCGACTCAGTACGCCATCGAGGTCGACGGCGACGTGCTGCAGATCGGCTCGCTGTCGATGGGCAACCCTCACGCTGTGGTGGTGGTGCCGGACCTGCAGGCGCCATCGCTGGATCGCCTCGGTCCGCTGCTGACCGCGCACGAGCGGTTCCCGGACGGCGTCAACGCCGGCTTCGTGCAGCAGATCGATCGCGGCCAGCTGCACCTGCGCGTGCATGAGCGTGGCAGCGGCTGGACGCTTGCCTGTGGCACCGGCGCCTGTGCCGCCATGGCCGTGCTGCGACTGCGTGGCGAGGTCGACGCGCAGGTCAAGGTGACCCTGCCCGGTGGCACGCTCTCCATCGAGTGGGCTGGCCCGGGCGCCACCCTGTGGATGACCGGTCCGGCGGCCTTCGTTTTCGAAGGCGAATGGTGGGGTTGA
- the hslV gene encoding ATP-dependent protease subunit HslV: MESFHATTIVSVRRNGRVVIGGDGQVTLGNTVMKANARKIRRLGKGNVLAGFAGATADAFTLFELFEQKLDKHGGNLTRSAVELAKEWRTDRRLGRLEAMLAVADKDASLLISGNGDVLEPEHGLIAIGSGGPYAQSAALALLENTEMDSRQIVERALKIAGDICIYTNHNTSIEEL, from the coding sequence ATGGAATCCTTTCACGCCACGACCATCGTCTCGGTGCGCCGCAACGGGCGGGTCGTGATCGGTGGCGACGGCCAGGTCACCCTGGGCAACACGGTGATGAAGGCCAATGCCCGTAAGATCCGCCGCCTGGGCAAGGGCAATGTGCTGGCGGGCTTCGCCGGCGCCACCGCGGACGCCTTCACCCTGTTCGAACTGTTCGAGCAGAAGCTGGACAAGCACGGCGGCAACCTGACCCGCTCGGCCGTAGAACTGGCCAAGGAATGGCGCACCGATCGCCGCCTGGGGCGCCTGGAAGCCATGCTCGCCGTGGCCGACAAGGATGCCTCCCTGCTGATCTCCGGCAACGGCGACGTGCTGGAACCCGAGCACGGCTTGATTGCCATTGGCTCCGGTGGTCCGTACGCGCAGTCGGCGGCCCTGGCGCTGCTGGAAAACACCGAGATGGATTCGCGCCAGATCGTGGAGCGGGCACTGAAGATTGCCGGCGACATCTGCATCTACACCAACCACAACACCTCGATCGAGGAGCTGTAA
- a CDS encoding peptide-N4-asparagine amidase, which produces MVPGDFVRHLAATVLAVTLAAGLTARAAADPVVGSTNVATADPTVPRPPGQPCVVTLFTNDTFDDFATRPYSYTPPASCTGAWSKVVLEADFSVTAGRQYDRTATLWLGGVNIYFGTTQEPSAAVSPAWHVERDLTDYSALLRNAGQGQAIIGNVVNSTYTGVIHGSARLLFYPASARARAADAPDAVYPLGSDPVGSTVSLNTSTDTLSRTLTLPTNVERAYLDVFTQSQGGDEFWYTCVPDAYAAETNECGGGNFREAEISIDGQPAGVAPVYPWVYTGGIDPYLWRPTPGVQTLNFLPYRVDLTPFAGQLSDGNPHAVAVQVAGAHGYFSATAALLVYRDAHAKQVTGKITRNTLVGQAPTPTIGDTLVTASNGDVSGAITTRLDRHFVIEGYANTSHGRITSTVTQNTGFDDTQTFTINSSTYRQVTGQRTWSDSKSESRLGNFPLTERQLHVSYPFTLDYNQQLASDGSTSAASTVHQGYRQRDEQHLFGLLAYGANVDNTVDSQDTLVFDANGNLTSHSGQQSAQAFAFHDTLGGCYRASLTTQSGAVASYASGKGCPDGANRVSWFAHPDGAPSSSLLPGR; this is translated from the coding sequence ATGGTGCCTGGGGATTTCGTCCGCCATCTGGCGGCAACCGTGCTGGCGGTAACGCTGGCGGCGGGTTTGACGGCGCGTGCCGCCGCCGATCCGGTCGTGGGTTCGACCAACGTGGCAACGGCCGACCCAACCGTGCCGCGTCCGCCGGGCCAGCCATGCGTGGTGACGCTGTTCACCAACGACACCTTCGACGACTTCGCTACCCGCCCCTACAGCTATACGCCGCCAGCCTCGTGCACCGGCGCGTGGTCCAAGGTGGTGCTGGAGGCGGATTTCTCCGTCACGGCCGGCCGCCAGTACGACCGCACCGCCACCTTGTGGCTGGGCGGCGTGAACATCTACTTCGGCACCACACAGGAGCCGTCGGCGGCCGTGTCACCGGCATGGCACGTGGAACGTGACCTTACCGACTACAGCGCACTGTTGCGCAACGCGGGCCAGGGCCAGGCCATCATCGGCAACGTGGTGAACAGCACCTACACCGGGGTGATCCATGGCAGTGCCCGCCTGCTGTTCTACCCGGCGTCGGCGCGCGCCCGCGCTGCGGATGCACCCGATGCGGTATACCCGCTTGGCAGCGATCCGGTGGGCAGCACGGTATCGCTCAATACCTCCACCGACACGCTGTCCAGGACGTTGACCCTGCCCACCAATGTGGAGCGCGCGTATCTGGACGTCTTCACCCAGAGCCAGGGCGGGGACGAGTTCTGGTACACCTGCGTGCCCGATGCCTACGCCGCCGAAACCAATGAGTGCGGCGGCGGCAATTTCCGCGAAGCGGAGATCAGCATCGACGGCCAGCCGGCCGGTGTCGCGCCGGTGTATCCGTGGGTCTACACCGGTGGCATCGATCCCTATCTCTGGCGGCCAACGCCCGGCGTACAGACGCTGAACTTCCTGCCCTACCGCGTCGACCTGACACCGTTCGCCGGACAGCTCAGTGACGGCAACCCGCATGCCGTGGCCGTGCAGGTGGCCGGCGCGCATGGTTACTTCTCCGCCACGGCGGCGCTGCTGGTCTATCGCGACGCGCACGCGAAGCAGGTCACCGGCAAGATCACCCGCAACACGCTGGTCGGCCAGGCCCCCACGCCGACCATTGGCGACACGCTGGTGACGGCGAGTAACGGTGATGTTTCTGGGGCCATCACCACCCGGCTGGACCGGCACTTCGTGATCGAGGGTTATGCCAATACCTCGCACGGCCGCATCACCAGCACGGTGACGCAGAACACCGGCTTTGATGACACGCAGACCTTCACCATCAACAGCAGCACCTATCGCCAGGTCACCGGACAGCGCACCTGGTCGGACAGCAAGAGCGAAAGCCGCCTGGGCAACTTCCCGCTGACCGAGCGGCAGCTGCACGTCAGCTATCCCTTCACGCTGGACTACAACCAGCAGCTGGCCAGCGACGGCAGCACCAGCGCGGCTTCCACCGTGCACCAGGGCTATCGCCAGCGCGACGAGCAGCACCTGTTCGGGCTGCTGGCCTATGGCGCCAATGTCGACAACACGGTGGATTCGCAGGACACCCTGGTGTTCGACGCCAACGGCAACCTCACCAGCCACAGTGGCCAGCAGAGTGCGCAGGCGTTTGCCTTCCACGACACGCTGGGCGGCTGCTATCGCGCATCGCTCACCACGCAGTCCGGCGCGGTGGCGAGCTACGCCTCGGGCAAGGGCTGCCCGGATGGCGCCAACCGCGTGTCCTGGTTCGCCCATCCCGACGGCGCGCCGAGCAGCAGCCTGCTGCCCGGTCGCTGA
- the xerC gene encoding tyrosine recombinase XerC, with amino-acid sequence MSRPQDQVDAWLARLAGEKQASAHTVDGYRRDLAKLLRWMEGQGIAHFDTLEPNRMRGFVAAEHRAGLSPKSLQRLLSSCRSLFRQLTREGLLNHDPLAGVRGPKVHRKLPQVLDVDEATSLVEAQTDGALNLRDRAMLELFYSSGLRLSELTGLRWIDLDLPQGEVRVLGKGNKTRIVPVGRHAVTALRALGEAEGTLPEQPVFKGRGGAPISPRTVQLRMKTLALQQGMAKRIHPHLLRHTFASHMLESSGDLRAVQELLGHADIATTQIYTHLDFQHLARVYDAAHPRAKRK; translated from the coding sequence ATGTCCCGTCCGCAAGATCAGGTCGACGCCTGGCTCGCCCGACTGGCGGGAGAGAAACAGGCGTCGGCGCATACGGTGGATGGCTATCGCCGTGACCTGGCCAAGCTGCTGCGCTGGATGGAAGGGCAGGGCATCGCCCACTTCGACACACTCGAACCCAACCGCATGCGCGGCTTCGTGGCCGCCGAACACCGCGCCGGCTTGTCGCCCAAAAGCCTTCAGCGGCTGCTGTCGTCCTGCCGCAGCCTGTTCCGCCAACTCACGCGCGAAGGCCTGCTCAACCACGATCCGCTGGCCGGTGTGCGCGGACCCAAGGTGCACCGCAAGCTGCCGCAGGTGCTGGACGTGGACGAAGCCACCTCGCTGGTGGAGGCGCAGACCGACGGCGCATTGAACCTGCGCGACCGCGCCATGCTGGAACTGTTTTATTCCTCGGGCCTGCGCCTGTCCGAGCTCACCGGCCTGCGCTGGATCGACCTGGACCTGCCGCAGGGCGAAGTGCGCGTGCTCGGCAAGGGCAACAAGACGCGCATCGTGCCCGTGGGTCGCCACGCGGTTACCGCGTTGCGCGCCCTGGGCGAGGCAGAAGGCACGCTGCCGGAACAGCCGGTATTCAAGGGGCGCGGCGGCGCGCCGATCAGCCCGCGCACCGTGCAGTTGCGCATGAAGACGCTGGCGCTGCAGCAGGGCATGGCCAAGCGTATCCATCCGCATCTGCTGCGGCATACCTTCGCCAGTCACATGCTGGAATCCTCCGGCGACTTGCGTGCCGTGCAGGAACTGCTGGGTCACGCGGACATCGCCACCACGCAGATCTACACGCACCTGGATTTCCAGCACCTGGCGCGCGTCTACGACGCCGCCCACCCGCGCGCCAAGCGCAAATGA
- a CDS encoding GNAT family N-acetyltransferase yields MPATAAVRVRRAELSDLDDLVALEESSFATDRLSRAQYRRHLDSESAQVLVASANHRHFLGTAVVFFRKGTQVARLYSIATKSEARGKGVGSALLEASEKLAERRRCTALRLEVRTDNEDAIRLYERLGYRRMGRYARYYGDGADAWRYEKVID; encoded by the coding sequence ATGCCCGCGACCGCCGCCGTACGCGTGCGGCGTGCAGAACTCTCCGATCTCGATGACCTCGTTGCCCTTGAAGAGAGCAGCTTCGCCACTGACCGCCTGAGCCGGGCCCAGTACCGCCGCCACCTCGACAGCGAAAGCGCCCAGGTACTCGTGGCCAGCGCCAATCATCGCCACTTCCTGGGTACCGCCGTGGTGTTCTTCCGCAAGGGCACCCAAGTGGCGCGGCTGTATTCCATCGCCACCAAGTCCGAAGCGCGCGGCAAGGGCGTGGGGTCGGCACTGCTCGAGGCGTCCGAAAAGCTGGCCGAGCGCCGGCGCTGCACGGCGTTGAGGCTGGAGGTGCGCACGGACAACGAGGATGCCATCCGTTTGTACGAGCGGCTGGGGTATCGCCGGATGGGGCGGTACGCGCGGTATTACGGGGATGGGGCGGATGCGTGGCGATATGAGAAGGTGATTGATTGA